One genomic region from Haloterrigena gelatinilytica encodes:
- a CDS encoding excinuclease ABC subunit C translates to MNVDGVRERAKSLPREPGVYQFRAEGTTLYVGKAVDLRSRVRSYADPRTARIRRMVDRADEIEIAVTDTETQALLLEANLIKRHQPRYNVRLKDDKSYPMVQLTDHEAPRIEITRDPDGEAQGASSASGGAASGPTVFGPFTDKGQVETVVKALRETYGVRGCSDHKYSGRERPCLDYEMGLCTAPCTREIDLESYGEDVTAVERFFEGETGILADPLRREMEAAAEDQNFERAANLRDRLETVEAFHGEGGEAVQSVGDERAVDVLGVAIEGEDATVARLRAERGKLVDRDRHTLEAPAAEGAGDEEGGVPAVLAAFIVQYYAERDLPDALLLPERHGDGEVAAWLEAEGVSVRVPGAGREAKLVDLALKNARRNVGGRDECGMLADALEIDAARRIEGFDVSHAQGKSAVGSNVTFVDGSAEKADYRRKKLTDQNDDYDNMRTLLEWRASRAVEGRDDRPDPDLLLIDGGEGQLDAARDALAAVGWDVPAVALAKAEERVVTPDRTFSWPSDAPHLHLLQRVRDEAHRFAVQYHQTVRDEVKTVLDDVPGVGPETRKRLLGRFGSVENVREASVADLESVEGIGEKTAETIKSRL, encoded by the coding sequence ATGAACGTCGACGGGGTCCGCGAACGAGCGAAGTCGCTGCCGCGCGAGCCCGGCGTCTACCAGTTCCGGGCCGAGGGAACCACTCTCTACGTCGGGAAGGCCGTCGACCTCCGGAGTCGCGTCCGCTCCTACGCCGATCCGCGGACGGCGCGGATCCGCCGGATGGTCGACCGCGCCGACGAGATCGAGATCGCCGTCACCGACACCGAGACGCAGGCGCTGTTGCTCGAGGCGAACCTGATCAAGCGCCACCAGCCCCGCTACAACGTCCGGCTGAAGGACGACAAGTCCTACCCGATGGTGCAGTTGACCGACCACGAGGCCCCGCGGATCGAGATCACGCGCGATCCCGACGGCGAGGCGCAGGGCGCCTCGAGTGCGAGCGGTGGAGCCGCGAGCGGGCCGACGGTCTTCGGTCCGTTCACCGACAAGGGGCAGGTCGAGACCGTCGTGAAGGCCCTGCGGGAGACCTACGGCGTCCGCGGGTGTTCGGACCACAAGTACAGCGGTCGCGAGCGCCCCTGTCTGGACTACGAGATGGGGCTCTGTACCGCGCCCTGCACCCGCGAGATCGACCTCGAGAGCTACGGCGAGGACGTCACCGCGGTCGAGCGCTTCTTCGAGGGCGAGACGGGGATCCTCGCGGACCCGCTGCGACGGGAGATGGAAGCCGCCGCGGAGGACCAGAACTTCGAGCGCGCCGCCAATCTCCGGGACCGCCTCGAGACCGTCGAGGCCTTCCACGGCGAGGGCGGCGAGGCGGTCCAGTCGGTCGGCGACGAGCGCGCGGTCGACGTCCTCGGGGTCGCCATCGAGGGCGAGGACGCGACCGTCGCCCGCCTGCGCGCCGAGCGCGGGAAACTGGTCGACCGGGACCGTCACACCCTCGAGGCGCCCGCGGCCGAGGGCGCCGGAGACGAGGAGGGCGGCGTCCCAGCGGTGCTGGCCGCCTTCATCGTCCAGTACTACGCCGAGCGCGACCTGCCCGACGCCCTGCTGCTGCCCGAACGCCACGGGGACGGCGAGGTCGCGGCGTGGCTCGAGGCCGAGGGCGTCTCGGTCCGCGTCCCCGGCGCCGGCCGGGAGGCCAAACTGGTCGACCTCGCGCTGAAGAACGCCCGCCGCAACGTCGGCGGCCGCGACGAGTGCGGGATGCTCGCCGACGCCCTCGAGATCGACGCGGCCCGGCGGATCGAGGGGTTCGACGTGAGCCACGCCCAGGGGAAGTCTGCGGTCGGCAGCAACGTGACGTTCGTCGACGGCAGCGCCGAGAAGGCGGACTACCGGCGGAAGAAACTCACCGATCAGAACGACGACTACGACAACATGCGGACCCTCCTCGAGTGGCGCGCCAGCCGCGCCGTCGAGGGCCGCGACGATCGGCCCGACCCCGATCTGCTCCTGATCGACGGCGGCGAAGGCCAACTCGATGCCGCCCGCGACGCGCTGGCCGCCGTCGGCTGGGACGTGCCCGCGGTCGCGCTGGCGAAGGCCGAAGAGCGCGTGGTCACGCCCGACCGGACGTTCTCGTGGCCGAGCGACGCACCGCACCTCCACCTCCTCCAGCGGGTGCGCGACGAGGCCCATCGCTTCGCGGTGCAGTACCACCAGACCGTCCGCGACGAGGTCAAGACGGTGCTGGACGACGTCCCCGGCGTCGGCCCCGAGACCAGAAAGCGACTCCTCGGCCGGTTCGGAAGCGTCGAGAACGTCCGCGAGGCGAGCGTCGCCGACCTCGAGAGCGTCGAGGGGATCGGCGAGAAGACGGCCGAGACGATCAAATCCCGGCTCTGA
- a CDS encoding DUF192 domain-containing protein encodes MKTELRRRTLLAVSGAVAVAGCLDAGDSGEANDETQAEPTDGTTDDDETDGSETNATADTVHEGYETTEVRVVSADGDELGAVTAAIADTRDLRTLGLSDTEELPSDRGMLFVFESVEERGFVMREMDFGIDIVFADADGTITDVHHAPAPEPDEDGEEEHHQYPGRGQYVLEVNYEWTTDHDVSEGDVLEFDLEE; translated from the coding sequence ATGAAAACCGAACTGCGCCGCCGAACCCTGCTCGCCGTCTCCGGCGCGGTCGCGGTCGCCGGCTGTCTCGACGCGGGCGACTCGGGCGAGGCGAACGACGAGACGCAGGCCGAACCGACCGACGGAACGACTGACGACGACGAGACGGATGGATCGGAGACGAACGCTACCGCGGACACGGTTCACGAGGGCTACGAAACGACCGAGGTCCGGGTCGTTTCCGCCGACGGCGACGAACTCGGGGCGGTGACGGCGGCGATCGCCGACACGCGGGACCTCCGGACTCTCGGACTCAGCGACACCGAGGAACTGCCGTCGGACCGCGGCATGCTGTTCGTCTTCGAGTCGGTCGAGGAGCGCGGCTTCGTCATGCGAGAGATGGACTTCGGCATCGATATCGTCTTCGCCGACGCGGACGGAACGATCACCGACGTTCACCACGCGCCGGCGCCCGAACCGGACGAAGACGGCGAGGAAGAACACCACCAGTACCCCGGCCGCGGGCAGTACGTGCTCGAGGTCAACTACGAGTGGACGACCGACCACGACGTCAGCGAGGGGGACGTCCTCGAGTTCGACCTCGAGGAATGA
- a CDS encoding SUI1 family translation initiation factor, with product MSNDDELDDLLDELDSQGDLETSQQVLSIRTESRRYDKPVTIVEGFDLESDEIKSIASDLKSSMGTGGTVDDGRIELQGDHRDRVPDLLRDRGFDVRE from the coding sequence ATGTCAAACGACGACGAACTCGACGACCTGCTCGACGAACTCGACAGCCAGGGCGACCTCGAGACGTCACAGCAGGTGCTGTCGATCCGGACGGAGAGCCGTCGGTACGACAAGCCGGTGACGATCGTCGAGGGCTTCGACCTCGAGTCGGACGAGATCAAATCGATCGCGTCGGACCTCAAGAGTTCGATGGGGACCGGCGGGACCGTCGACGACGGCCGGATCGAACTGCAGGGCGACCACCGGGATCGCGTGCCCGACTTGCTTCGCGACCGAGGATTCGACGTCCGCGAGTGA
- a CDS encoding GNAT family N-acetyltransferase, giving the protein MRIRPAADDDFPDIRAIARKTWHDTYDELDEDLIDRTVESWYTDDSMPLEAPGTVVLVVEATDGGRSDSDGDIVGFTHAVVQGDTADILRMYVDPDRQAAGVGTDLHERLVEQLRVYDVERIRAFDFAFNDASRQFYEGFGFERTDVDEVEIDGECYDEAVYTLELSQ; this is encoded by the coding sequence ATGAGGATTCGTCCGGCGGCGGACGACGATTTTCCGGACATTCGAGCGATCGCTCGAAAAACCTGGCACGATACCTACGACGAACTCGACGAAGACCTGATCGACCGAACCGTCGAGAGTTGGTACACCGACGACTCGATGCCGCTCGAGGCGCCGGGGACGGTCGTCCTCGTCGTGGAAGCGACCGACGGGGGACGGTCGGACTCCGACGGCGACATCGTCGGCTTCACCCACGCGGTCGTCCAGGGCGACACGGCCGATATCCTCCGGATGTACGTCGATCCCGACCGGCAGGCGGCGGGCGTCGGCACCGACCTCCACGAGCGGCTGGTCGAGCAGCTCCGAGTCTACGACGTCGAGCGGATCCGCGCCTTCGACTTCGCCTTCAACGACGCCAGCCGGCAGTTCTACGAGGGATTCGGGTTCGAACGGACCGACGTCGACGAGGTCGAGATCGACGGCGAGTGCTACGACGAGGCGGTCTACACGCTCGAGCTCTCGCAGTAG
- a CDS encoding saccharopine dehydrogenase family protein produces MPTLLIYGSYGFVGGLIAEEAIDRGLDPILAGRDRERLREQVAALEQPGRRFSLEDPVTVATALEDVDCVLNCAGPFSNTAEALVEGCLRSETDYVDITGEIPVIESIHDRDAEAAEAGITLLPAAALSTIPMDCLAAHLADRLPEATRLALGVDSFRVPSIGTLRTVIEGADTENAVRRDGDLESAPTGWKTREIDFGRGERPAVTMPMGDVSTAHYTTGIPNVEMYAVMPQPARTALRLHRYLSPVFESKPVRWTLKRLAGVRDGPSERARERGSAYVWGEARTEDGERVVSRLRTPDPYVVTVDGAVTVAERVLAGDADPGFQTPAGAFGADFVFELEGVEGFFDEETPAETSPVSPLLQ; encoded by the coding sequence ATGCCGACCCTCCTGATCTACGGCTCGTACGGGTTCGTCGGCGGTCTGATCGCCGAGGAGGCGATCGACCGCGGACTGGATCCGATCCTGGCCGGCCGCGACCGGGAACGGCTCCGCGAGCAGGTCGCCGCCCTCGAGCAGCCGGGGCGCCGGTTCTCGCTCGAGGACCCCGTGACCGTCGCGACGGCCCTCGAGGACGTCGACTGCGTGCTGAACTGCGCGGGGCCGTTCTCGAACACCGCCGAAGCGCTGGTCGAGGGCTGTCTCCGCAGCGAGACGGACTACGTCGATATCACCGGCGAGATCCCCGTCATCGAGTCGATCCACGACCGCGACGCGGAGGCGGCCGAGGCGGGGATCACCCTGCTGCCGGCCGCCGCCCTCTCGACGATTCCGATGGACTGTCTGGCCGCCCACCTCGCCGACCGGCTGCCGGAGGCGACCCGCCTCGCGCTGGGCGTCGACTCGTTCCGCGTGCCCTCGATCGGCACCCTGCGGACGGTCATCGAGGGCGCCGACACCGAGAACGCCGTCCGCCGAGACGGCGACCTCGAGAGCGCGCCGACGGGGTGGAAGACCCGCGAAATCGACTTCGGTCGCGGCGAACGGCCGGCGGTGACGATGCCGATGGGCGACGTTTCGACGGCCCACTACACGACCGGGATCCCGAACGTCGAGATGTACGCGGTGATGCCCCAGCCCGCTCGCACCGCGCTGCGGTTGCATCGCTATCTCTCGCCGGTGTTCGAGTCGAAACCGGTGCGCTGGACGCTGAAGCGGTTGGCCGGCGTCCGCGACGGCCCCTCCGAGCGGGCCCGCGAGCGCGGCTCGGCCTACGTCTGGGGCGAAGCGCGCACCGAAGACGGCGAGCGCGTCGTCTCCCGCCTGCGGACGCCCGATCCGTACGTCGTCACCGTCGACGGCGCGGTGACGGTCGCCGAGCGCGTCCTCGCGGGCGACGCCGACCCCGGGTTCCAGACCCCCGCCGGCGCGTTCGGCGCCGACTTCGTCTTCGAACTCGAGGGCGTCGAGGGCTTCTTCGACGAGGAGACGCCAGCGGAGACATCGCCGGTGAGTCCGCTGTTACAGTAA
- a CDS encoding ORC1-type DNA replication protein: MADDPEEGMLSWDESVFRDEHVFEIDYVPETFKHREGQTQGLTYALRPAVRGSRPLNVMVRGPPGTGKTTAIQKLFDEVGAQTSDVRTIRVNCQVNATRYSVFSRLFEGTFDYEPPSSGISFKKLFGQIAEKLVEEDKVLVVALDDINYLFYENEASDTLYSLLRAHEEYPGAKIGVVVVSSDPALDVIDELDSRVQSVFRPEDVYFPVYDQPEIVDILDERVKRGFNDGVIGRDTLEYVADLTADSGDLRVGIDLLRRAGLNAEMRASRTVERQDVEDAYEKSKYINLSRSLSGLTGTERTLLEVIAHHDGEQAGDVYEAFHEETELGYTRYSEIVNKLDQLGLIDADYAEVDGRGRSRSLSLSYEKDAVLERLE, from the coding sequence ATGGCAGACGACCCCGAGGAGGGGATGTTGTCGTGGGACGAATCCGTGTTCCGGGACGAGCACGTCTTCGAGATCGACTACGTTCCCGAGACGTTCAAGCACCGCGAGGGCCAGACGCAGGGCCTGACGTACGCGCTTCGGCCGGCGGTGCGCGGCTCCCGGCCGCTGAACGTCATGGTCCGCGGACCGCCGGGCACCGGCAAGACGACGGCCATCCAGAAGCTGTTCGACGAAGTGGGCGCCCAGACCAGCGACGTCCGCACCATCCGCGTCAACTGTCAGGTCAACGCCACCCGGTACTCGGTGTTCTCGCGGCTCTTCGAGGGAACGTTCGACTACGAGCCGCCGTCCTCGGGGATCTCGTTCAAGAAGCTGTTCGGCCAGATCGCCGAGAAGCTCGTCGAGGAGGACAAGGTGCTCGTCGTCGCCTTGGACGACATCAACTACCTCTTCTACGAGAACGAGGCCTCGGACACGCTCTACTCGCTCCTGCGGGCCCACGAGGAGTACCCCGGCGCGAAGATCGGGGTCGTCGTCGTCTCCTCCGACCCCGCCCTGGACGTCATCGACGAACTCGACTCGCGGGTCCAGAGCGTCTTCCGGCCGGAAGACGTCTACTTCCCCGTCTACGACCAGCCCGAGATCGTCGACATCCTCGACGAACGCGTCAAACGCGGCTTCAACGACGGCGTCATCGGCCGGGACACTCTGGAGTACGTCGCCGACCTCACCGCCGACAGCGGCGATCTGCGGGTCGGGATCGACCTGCTGCGCCGGGCCGGGCTGAACGCCGAGATGCGCGCCAGCCGCACCGTCGAGCGCCAGGACGTCGAGGATGCCTACGAGAAATCCAAGTACATCAACCTCTCGCGGAGCCTCTCGGGGCTGACCGGCACCGAACGGACGCTGCTCGAGGTGATCGCCCACCACGACGGCGAGCAGGCCGGCGACGTCTACGAGGCGTTCCACGAGGAGACCGAACTGGGCTACACGCGCTACTCGGAGATCGTCAACAAACTCGACCAGCTGGGGCTGATCGACGCCGACTACGCCGAGGTCGACGGCCGCGGGCGCTCGCGGTCGCTGTCGCTGTCCTACGAGAAGGACGCGGTGCTCGAACGACTCGAGTGA